Proteins co-encoded in one Pocillopora verrucosa isolate sample1 chromosome 1, ASM3666991v2, whole genome shotgun sequence genomic window:
- the LOC131777639 gene encoding uncharacterized protein isoform X2 codes for MMDGSFKLVLKLQTPLGGFQSIFFPASHLTIFGILQSYHANDRLNFNCDPKPSNFIRQLCYDNYISTVTKPHGLIPRNVVAITFSVLCACWIGFAIYGVVTLRKRPGYKEKNTKKFLYAYFIHVFFRIFFLGVMLGLVCSYQTIFLPSVFKCGVKEILQTNSQTTPSSLNQTKLKLQCNDLHYKEKSYLNITFISVDAFFMVVSILEVLHLYRIRGNYVQKLLGDLEDFEGQELLQSESAVICNLQQQQQYVSRSKISRNTDVLTDLRKIASEKGYRVSDNLGLGNCMFYALSEQLEIVKRVKIHHFELRRSLVHYLREHPKMVDGTDLFHFVKGHATWDGYLKDMERDGTWGDHVILWAAANCYQIAIHVISSLPGLVKVIIKPDVPFDQSKHLVLGHVHELHYVGLQPLQGYDQELADFYVSLQPCSTGSGRPQSSGSTEVKQEEDSGSAAQKHKFDPIGEPETSGVSSSSKRRKFEVPMEGVISQLVDVKMEPDTVQHLELKKDLLRDVEEIERSVIFRGEVTEKGNVWNLPEAAAYVTFHEGAVPKPLLFTCSVWPPKLRSPPISSDELLVSNVIELSHDGPPDLELSGDDEGNVTVALLHSASDLKGYEVVIKQLVDLHDNEWKDLETWHASEKPEVSDWPQLVEATCTPSRFSSFAAVWRLKSFTFTSGTLVVPQFICVVPDFPEIRVEVPLGSVPVDQDFTLTIKVQEFPSSEVEDIGILCGPVIHISSSQNIEHMEPVTIKVPLALRESKHDLSELSNEVIRIYFDSEGKQWRDITGQLEGPVTVKDGIVEFKVKHFSCFCPVCMFTESVALLQDFFYRLSFRLMPQCVHFLTCLCNTTVPDTYSLSLYCYPNFKKAEVEKKLSRYDTPYQGEGKSKEPACVGDRIVVSLIALDFVRESQRNQKLVLRFLGNDISDNSDMALIVRLDSEGVPIVKFSKDEELQKVLCEVPILKTRPASVVQIASWLPQVPVVPEERPALVADVEKEEKDNEDQCNPRVKQGTPSDDELEYLASKLSDLWKKLGRRLKILEPKLDDLHKLNEALSEKGYKMLRHWKEVNGSAATYEILGHALLDRLVNRRDLAEEFCYEKQ; via the exons ATGATGGATGGTAGCTTTAAACTAGTTCTCAAGTTACAAACTCCTCTCGGAGGATTTcagagtattttttttcctgcatcGCATCTTACCATTTTTGGCATTCTACAAAGCTACCATGCAAATGATAGACTTAACTTCAACTGCGATCCCAAACCCAGTAATTTTATCAGACAACTTTGCTATGACAACTACATTTCCACAGTTACCAAGCCTCATGGTTTAATACCTCGGAACGTTGTTGCCATAACCTTCAGTGTTTTGTGTGCATGCTGGATCGGCTTTGCAATTTATGGTGTTGTGACCCTTCGAAAAAGACCaggatacaaggaaaaaaacacaaagaaatttctttACGCCTACTTCATCCATGTATTCTTTCGAATATTTTTCCTGGGTGTTATGTTAGGGCTGGTCTGCAGTTACCAGacaatttttttaccttcagTTTTTAAGTGTGGTGTTAAAGAGATCTTGCAGACCAACAGTCAAACCACGCCAAGTTCACTCAACcagacaaaattaaaactgcaaTGTAATGATCTTCATTACAAGGAGAAATCTTACCTAAACATAACTTTTATCTCTGTCGATGCCTTCTTTATGGTGGTCAGTATATTGGAAGTCCTGCATTTGTACCGTATCAGGGGAAACTATGTGCAAAAGTTGTTAGGAGACCTTGAAGACTTTGAGGGTCAAGAGTTACTGCAaa GTGAGAGTGCAGTCATCTGTAATCTTCAACAGCAGCAACAGTATGTCAGTAGATCGAAGATCAGCAGAAATACAGACGTACTCACAGACTTAAGGAAGATTGCTTCAGAAAAGGGCTATAGAGTTTCTGACAATCTAGGGTTAGGAAATTGTATGTTTTATGCGTTGTCAGAGCAACTGGAGATTGTCAAAAGAGTAAAGATCCATCATTTTGAATTAAGGCGTTCCTTGGTTCATTATCTAAGAGAGCACCCAAAAATG GTGGATGGAACAGATCTGTTTCACTTTGTTAAAGGACACGCAACATGGGATGGTTACTTAAAAGACATGGAACGAGATGGCACATGGGGTGATCATGTGATTCTCTGGGCTGCAGCTAACTGTTATCAAATAGCCATTCATGTGATTAGTAGTCTTCCAGGTTTAGTTAAAGTAATTATCAAACCAGATGTTCCATTTGACCAAAGCAAGCATCTTGTACTGGGACATGTCCATGAATTACACTACGTCGGCCTTCAGCCCTTGCAAG GTTATGACCAGGAGCTTGCTGACTTTTATGTGAGCCTGCAGCCATGTTCAACTGGTTCTGGCAGACCACAGT CTTCTGGTTCCACTGAAGTAAAGCAAGAGGAAGACAGTGGCTCAGCTGCTCAAAAACATAAATTTGATCCTATTGGAGAACCTGAAACTTCTGGGGTATCCAGCTCTAGTAAGAGAAGGAAGTTTGAGG TTCCCATGGAAGGAGTGATATCCCAGTTGGTAGATGTTAAGATGGAACCAGATACTGTGCAACACTTAGAACTGAAGAAAGATCTATTACGGGATGTTGAAGAGATCGAAAGATCTGTCATTTTTAG GGGTGAAGTTACAGAAAAAGGTAATGTATGGAACCTACCGGAAGCAGCCGCTTATGTCACATTTCATGAAGGGGCTGTGCCAAAACCTTTGTTATTTACTTGTTCAGTATGGCCTCCTAAACTTCGCAGTCCGCCCATTTCTAGTGATGAGCTTTTGGTAAGCAATGTGATTGAATTGTCACACGATGGTCCACCAGACCTAGAGTTAAGTGGAGATGACGAAGGAAACGTAACTGTGGCTTTGTTGCACAGTGCAAGTGATTTGAAGGGCTATGAAGTGGTTATCAAGCAATTGGTGGATCTACATGACAACGAATGGAAGGATTTGGAGACTTGGCATGCATCAG AAAAACCAGAAGTTTCTGACTGGCCTCAGCTTGTTGAAGCTACATGCACCCCGTCACGATTTTCTTCCTTTGCTGCCGTTTGGCGCCTTAAGTCCTTCACATTCACAAGTGGTACTTTAGTGGTTCCTCAATTCATATGTGTAGTACCTGACTTTCCAGAAATACGTGTTGAAGTTCCTCTCGGTTCTGTACCGGTTGATCAGGATTTTACTTTGACAATTAAG GTACAAGAATTTCCAAGCAGTGAGGTTGAAGACATTGGGATACTGTGTGGTCCTGTCATTCACATTTCAAGCTCTCAGAACATTGAACATATGGAGCCTGTGACTATCAAGGTTCCCCTCGCCCTTCGTGAAAGTAAGCATGACTTATCAGAGCTTTCAAATGAGGTCATAAGGATATACTTCGACTCAGAGGGCAAACAATGGAGAGATATCACAGGTCAACTAGAAGGGCCAGTCACTGTTAAAGATGGAATTGTAGAATTCAAAGTGAAGCATTTCAGTTG tttctGTCCAGTCTGCATGTTCACTGAGTCTGTTGCTCTTctacaagattttttttatcgtcTTTCCTTCAGACTCATGCCTCAATGTGTACATTTTCTCACTTGTTTATGTAATACAACAGTTCCTGATACTTACAGCCTTTCACTGTACTGTTATCCAAACTTTAAAAAAGCTGAGgtggaaaagaaattgtcaAGATATGACACACCTTACCAAGGTGAAGGAAAGTCAAAGGAGCCTGCTTGTGTTGGGGATAGAATTGTGGTTTCCTTAATAGCGCTTGATTTTGTGAGGGAGTCTCAAAGGAATCAAAAGTTAGTTCTCAG GTTTCTTGGAAATGATATATCTGACAACAGTGATATGGCTTTGATTGTTCGTTTGGACAGTGAAGGTGTTCCAATAGTGAAGTTCTCGAAAGACGAAGAACTGCAAAAAGTTCTCTGTGAAGTGCCAATCTTAAAGACTCGACCAGCATCTGTGGTACAGATAGCatcatggttgccacag GTTCCTGTGGTACCTGAGGAAAGACCTGCACTGG TTGCTGATGTagagaaggaggaaaaagataatgaagatCAATGCAATCCACGTG TCAAACAAGGTACACCCAGTGACGATGAACTGGAATATCTTGCCTCAAAGCTTAGTGATCTTTGGAAAAAGCTTGGGCGCCGCTTGAAAATCCTAGAACCAAAGCTTGATGATCTGCACAAATTAAACGAGGCTCTCTCTGAAAAGGGATATAAAATGCTCAGGCATTGGAAGGAGGTAAACGGGTCAGCGGCAACGTACGAAATTTTGGGTCATGCCTTACTGGATAGGCTTGTGAATCGACGAGATTTAGCGGAGGAATTTTGCTATGAGAAACAATAA
- the LOC131777639 gene encoding uncharacterized protein isoform X1, with protein MMDGSFKLVLKLQTPLGGFQSIFFPASHLTIFGILQSYHANDRLNFNCDPKPSNFIRQLCYDNYISTVTKPHGLIPRNVVAITFSVLCACWIGFAIYGVVTLRKRPGYKEKNTKKFLYAYFIHVFFRIFFLGVMLGLVCSYQTIFLPSVFKCGVKEILQTNSQTTPSSLNQTKLKLQCNDLHYKEKSYLNITFISVDAFFMVVSILEVLHLYRIRGNYVQKLLGDLEDFEGQELLQSESAVICNLQQQQQYVSRSKISRNTDVLTDLRKIASEKGYRVSDNLGLGNCMFYALSEQLEIVKRVKIHHFELRRSLVHYLREHPKMVDGTDLFHFVKGHATWDGYLKDMERDGTWGDHVILWAAANCYQIAIHVISSLPGLVKVIIKPDVPFDQSKHLVLGHVHELHYVGLQPLQGYDQELADFYVSLQPCSTGSGRPQSSGSTEVKQEEDSGSAAQKHKFDPIGEPETSGVSSSSKRRKFEVPMEGVISQLVDVKMEPDTVQHLELKKDLLRDVEEIERSVIFRGEVTEKGNVWNLPEAAAYVTFHEGAVPKPLLFTCSVWPPKLRSPPISSDELLVSNVIELSHDGPPDLELSGDDEGNVTVALLHSASDLKGYEVVIKQLVDLHDNEWKDLETWHASGAEKPEVSDWPQLVEATCTPSRFSSFAAVWRLKSFTFTSGTLVVPQFICVVPDFPEIRVEVPLGSVPVDQDFTLTIKVQEFPSSEVEDIGILCGPVIHISSSQNIEHMEPVTIKVPLALRESKHDLSELSNEVIRIYFDSEGKQWRDITGQLEGPVTVKDGIVEFKVKHFSCFCPVCMFTESVALLQDFFYRLSFRLMPQCVHFLTCLCNTTVPDTYSLSLYCYPNFKKAEVEKKLSRYDTPYQGEGKSKEPACVGDRIVVSLIALDFVRESQRNQKLVLRFLGNDISDNSDMALIVRLDSEGVPIVKFSKDEELQKVLCEVPILKTRPASVVQIASWLPQVPVVPEERPALVADVEKEEKDNEDQCNPRVKQGTPSDDELEYLASKLSDLWKKLGRRLKILEPKLDDLHKLNEALSEKGYKMLRHWKEVNGSAATYEILGHALLDRLVNRRDLAEEFCYEKQ; from the exons ATGATGGATGGTAGCTTTAAACTAGTTCTCAAGTTACAAACTCCTCTCGGAGGATTTcagagtattttttttcctgcatcGCATCTTACCATTTTTGGCATTCTACAAAGCTACCATGCAAATGATAGACTTAACTTCAACTGCGATCCCAAACCCAGTAATTTTATCAGACAACTTTGCTATGACAACTACATTTCCACAGTTACCAAGCCTCATGGTTTAATACCTCGGAACGTTGTTGCCATAACCTTCAGTGTTTTGTGTGCATGCTGGATCGGCTTTGCAATTTATGGTGTTGTGACCCTTCGAAAAAGACCaggatacaaggaaaaaaacacaaagaaatttctttACGCCTACTTCATCCATGTATTCTTTCGAATATTTTTCCTGGGTGTTATGTTAGGGCTGGTCTGCAGTTACCAGacaatttttttaccttcagTTTTTAAGTGTGGTGTTAAAGAGATCTTGCAGACCAACAGTCAAACCACGCCAAGTTCACTCAACcagacaaaattaaaactgcaaTGTAATGATCTTCATTACAAGGAGAAATCTTACCTAAACATAACTTTTATCTCTGTCGATGCCTTCTTTATGGTGGTCAGTATATTGGAAGTCCTGCATTTGTACCGTATCAGGGGAAACTATGTGCAAAAGTTGTTAGGAGACCTTGAAGACTTTGAGGGTCAAGAGTTACTGCAaa GTGAGAGTGCAGTCATCTGTAATCTTCAACAGCAGCAACAGTATGTCAGTAGATCGAAGATCAGCAGAAATACAGACGTACTCACAGACTTAAGGAAGATTGCTTCAGAAAAGGGCTATAGAGTTTCTGACAATCTAGGGTTAGGAAATTGTATGTTTTATGCGTTGTCAGAGCAACTGGAGATTGTCAAAAGAGTAAAGATCCATCATTTTGAATTAAGGCGTTCCTTGGTTCATTATCTAAGAGAGCACCCAAAAATG GTGGATGGAACAGATCTGTTTCACTTTGTTAAAGGACACGCAACATGGGATGGTTACTTAAAAGACATGGAACGAGATGGCACATGGGGTGATCATGTGATTCTCTGGGCTGCAGCTAACTGTTATCAAATAGCCATTCATGTGATTAGTAGTCTTCCAGGTTTAGTTAAAGTAATTATCAAACCAGATGTTCCATTTGACCAAAGCAAGCATCTTGTACTGGGACATGTCCATGAATTACACTACGTCGGCCTTCAGCCCTTGCAAG GTTATGACCAGGAGCTTGCTGACTTTTATGTGAGCCTGCAGCCATGTTCAACTGGTTCTGGCAGACCACAGT CTTCTGGTTCCACTGAAGTAAAGCAAGAGGAAGACAGTGGCTCAGCTGCTCAAAAACATAAATTTGATCCTATTGGAGAACCTGAAACTTCTGGGGTATCCAGCTCTAGTAAGAGAAGGAAGTTTGAGG TTCCCATGGAAGGAGTGATATCCCAGTTGGTAGATGTTAAGATGGAACCAGATACTGTGCAACACTTAGAACTGAAGAAAGATCTATTACGGGATGTTGAAGAGATCGAAAGATCTGTCATTTTTAG GGGTGAAGTTACAGAAAAAGGTAATGTATGGAACCTACCGGAAGCAGCCGCTTATGTCACATTTCATGAAGGGGCTGTGCCAAAACCTTTGTTATTTACTTGTTCAGTATGGCCTCCTAAACTTCGCAGTCCGCCCATTTCTAGTGATGAGCTTTTGGTAAGCAATGTGATTGAATTGTCACACGATGGTCCACCAGACCTAGAGTTAAGTGGAGATGACGAAGGAAACGTAACTGTGGCTTTGTTGCACAGTGCAAGTGATTTGAAGGGCTATGAAGTGGTTATCAAGCAATTGGTGGATCTACATGACAACGAATGGAAGGATTTGGAGACTTGGCATGCATCAGGTGCAG AAAAACCAGAAGTTTCTGACTGGCCTCAGCTTGTTGAAGCTACATGCACCCCGTCACGATTTTCTTCCTTTGCTGCCGTTTGGCGCCTTAAGTCCTTCACATTCACAAGTGGTACTTTAGTGGTTCCTCAATTCATATGTGTAGTACCTGACTTTCCAGAAATACGTGTTGAAGTTCCTCTCGGTTCTGTACCGGTTGATCAGGATTTTACTTTGACAATTAAG GTACAAGAATTTCCAAGCAGTGAGGTTGAAGACATTGGGATACTGTGTGGTCCTGTCATTCACATTTCAAGCTCTCAGAACATTGAACATATGGAGCCTGTGACTATCAAGGTTCCCCTCGCCCTTCGTGAAAGTAAGCATGACTTATCAGAGCTTTCAAATGAGGTCATAAGGATATACTTCGACTCAGAGGGCAAACAATGGAGAGATATCACAGGTCAACTAGAAGGGCCAGTCACTGTTAAAGATGGAATTGTAGAATTCAAAGTGAAGCATTTCAGTTG tttctGTCCAGTCTGCATGTTCACTGAGTCTGTTGCTCTTctacaagattttttttatcgtcTTTCCTTCAGACTCATGCCTCAATGTGTACATTTTCTCACTTGTTTATGTAATACAACAGTTCCTGATACTTACAGCCTTTCACTGTACTGTTATCCAAACTTTAAAAAAGCTGAGgtggaaaagaaattgtcaAGATATGACACACCTTACCAAGGTGAAGGAAAGTCAAAGGAGCCTGCTTGTGTTGGGGATAGAATTGTGGTTTCCTTAATAGCGCTTGATTTTGTGAGGGAGTCTCAAAGGAATCAAAAGTTAGTTCTCAG GTTTCTTGGAAATGATATATCTGACAACAGTGATATGGCTTTGATTGTTCGTTTGGACAGTGAAGGTGTTCCAATAGTGAAGTTCTCGAAAGACGAAGAACTGCAAAAAGTTCTCTGTGAAGTGCCAATCTTAAAGACTCGACCAGCATCTGTGGTACAGATAGCatcatggttgccacag GTTCCTGTGGTACCTGAGGAAAGACCTGCACTGG TTGCTGATGTagagaaggaggaaaaagataatgaagatCAATGCAATCCACGTG TCAAACAAGGTACACCCAGTGACGATGAACTGGAATATCTTGCCTCAAAGCTTAGTGATCTTTGGAAAAAGCTTGGGCGCCGCTTGAAAATCCTAGAACCAAAGCTTGATGATCTGCACAAATTAAACGAGGCTCTCTCTGAAAAGGGATATAAAATGCTCAGGCATTGGAAGGAGGTAAACGGGTCAGCGGCAACGTACGAAATTTTGGGTCATGCCTTACTGGATAGGCTTGTGAATCGACGAGATTTAGCGGAGGAATTTTGCTATGAGAAACAATAA
- the LOC131777639 gene encoding uncharacterized protein isoform X4: protein MMDGSFKLVLKLQTPLGGFQSIFFPASHLTIFGILQSYHANDRLNFNCDPKPSNFIRQLCYDNYISTVTKPHGLIPRNVVAITFSVLCACWIGFAIYGVVTLRKRPGYKEKNTKKFLYAYFIHVFFRIFFLGVMLGLVCSYQTIFLPSVFKCGVKEILQTNSQTTPSSLNQTKLKLQCNDLHYKEKSYLNITFISVDAFFMVVSILEVLHLYRIRGNYVQKLLGDLEDFEGQELLQSYDQELADFYVSLQPCSTGSGRPQSSGSTEVKQEEDSGSAAQKHKFDPIGEPETSGVSSSSKRRKFEVPMEGVISQLVDVKMEPDTVQHLELKKDLLRDVEEIERSVIFRGEVTEKGNVWNLPEAAAYVTFHEGAVPKPLLFTCSVWPPKLRSPPISSDELLVSNVIELSHDGPPDLELSGDDEGNVTVALLHSASDLKGYEVVIKQLVDLHDNEWKDLETWHASGAEKPEVSDWPQLVEATCTPSRFSSFAAVWRLKSFTFTSGTLVVPQFICVVPDFPEIRVEVPLGSVPVDQDFTLTIKVQEFPSSEVEDIGILCGPVIHISSSQNIEHMEPVTIKVPLALRESKHDLSELSNEVIRIYFDSEGKQWRDITGQLEGPVTVKDGIVEFKVKHFSCFCPVCMFTESVALLQDFFYRLSFRLMPQCVHFLTCLCNTTVPDTYSLSLYCYPNFKKAEVEKKLSRYDTPYQGEGKSKEPACVGDRIVVSLIALDFVRESQRNQKLVLRFLGNDISDNSDMALIVRLDSEGVPIVKFSKDEELQKVLCEVPILKTRPASVVQIASWLPQVPVVPEERPALVADVEKEEKDNEDQCNPRVKQGTPSDDELEYLASKLSDLWKKLGRRLKILEPKLDDLHKLNEALSEKGYKMLRHWKEVNGSAATYEILGHALLDRLVNRRDLAEEFCYEKQ, encoded by the exons ATGATGGATGGTAGCTTTAAACTAGTTCTCAAGTTACAAACTCCTCTCGGAGGATTTcagagtattttttttcctgcatcGCATCTTACCATTTTTGGCATTCTACAAAGCTACCATGCAAATGATAGACTTAACTTCAACTGCGATCCCAAACCCAGTAATTTTATCAGACAACTTTGCTATGACAACTACATTTCCACAGTTACCAAGCCTCATGGTTTAATACCTCGGAACGTTGTTGCCATAACCTTCAGTGTTTTGTGTGCATGCTGGATCGGCTTTGCAATTTATGGTGTTGTGACCCTTCGAAAAAGACCaggatacaaggaaaaaaacacaaagaaatttctttACGCCTACTTCATCCATGTATTCTTTCGAATATTTTTCCTGGGTGTTATGTTAGGGCTGGTCTGCAGTTACCAGacaatttttttaccttcagTTTTTAAGTGTGGTGTTAAAGAGATCTTGCAGACCAACAGTCAAACCACGCCAAGTTCACTCAACcagacaaaattaaaactgcaaTGTAATGATCTTCATTACAAGGAGAAATCTTACCTAAACATAACTTTTATCTCTGTCGATGCCTTCTTTATGGTGGTCAGTATATTGGAAGTCCTGCATTTGTACCGTATCAGGGGAAACTATGTGCAAAAGTTGTTAGGAGACCTTGAAGACTTTGAGGGTCAAGAGTTACTGCAaa GTTATGACCAGGAGCTTGCTGACTTTTATGTGAGCCTGCAGCCATGTTCAACTGGTTCTGGCAGACCACAGT CTTCTGGTTCCACTGAAGTAAAGCAAGAGGAAGACAGTGGCTCAGCTGCTCAAAAACATAAATTTGATCCTATTGGAGAACCTGAAACTTCTGGGGTATCCAGCTCTAGTAAGAGAAGGAAGTTTGAGG TTCCCATGGAAGGAGTGATATCCCAGTTGGTAGATGTTAAGATGGAACCAGATACTGTGCAACACTTAGAACTGAAGAAAGATCTATTACGGGATGTTGAAGAGATCGAAAGATCTGTCATTTTTAG GGGTGAAGTTACAGAAAAAGGTAATGTATGGAACCTACCGGAAGCAGCCGCTTATGTCACATTTCATGAAGGGGCTGTGCCAAAACCTTTGTTATTTACTTGTTCAGTATGGCCTCCTAAACTTCGCAGTCCGCCCATTTCTAGTGATGAGCTTTTGGTAAGCAATGTGATTGAATTGTCACACGATGGTCCACCAGACCTAGAGTTAAGTGGAGATGACGAAGGAAACGTAACTGTGGCTTTGTTGCACAGTGCAAGTGATTTGAAGGGCTATGAAGTGGTTATCAAGCAATTGGTGGATCTACATGACAACGAATGGAAGGATTTGGAGACTTGGCATGCATCAGGTGCAG AAAAACCAGAAGTTTCTGACTGGCCTCAGCTTGTTGAAGCTACATGCACCCCGTCACGATTTTCTTCCTTTGCTGCCGTTTGGCGCCTTAAGTCCTTCACATTCACAAGTGGTACTTTAGTGGTTCCTCAATTCATATGTGTAGTACCTGACTTTCCAGAAATACGTGTTGAAGTTCCTCTCGGTTCTGTACCGGTTGATCAGGATTTTACTTTGACAATTAAG GTACAAGAATTTCCAAGCAGTGAGGTTGAAGACATTGGGATACTGTGTGGTCCTGTCATTCACATTTCAAGCTCTCAGAACATTGAACATATGGAGCCTGTGACTATCAAGGTTCCCCTCGCCCTTCGTGAAAGTAAGCATGACTTATCAGAGCTTTCAAATGAGGTCATAAGGATATACTTCGACTCAGAGGGCAAACAATGGAGAGATATCACAGGTCAACTAGAAGGGCCAGTCACTGTTAAAGATGGAATTGTAGAATTCAAAGTGAAGCATTTCAGTTG tttctGTCCAGTCTGCATGTTCACTGAGTCTGTTGCTCTTctacaagattttttttatcgtcTTTCCTTCAGACTCATGCCTCAATGTGTACATTTTCTCACTTGTTTATGTAATACAACAGTTCCTGATACTTACAGCCTTTCACTGTACTGTTATCCAAACTTTAAAAAAGCTGAGgtggaaaagaaattgtcaAGATATGACACACCTTACCAAGGTGAAGGAAAGTCAAAGGAGCCTGCTTGTGTTGGGGATAGAATTGTGGTTTCCTTAATAGCGCTTGATTTTGTGAGGGAGTCTCAAAGGAATCAAAAGTTAGTTCTCAG GTTTCTTGGAAATGATATATCTGACAACAGTGATATGGCTTTGATTGTTCGTTTGGACAGTGAAGGTGTTCCAATAGTGAAGTTCTCGAAAGACGAAGAACTGCAAAAAGTTCTCTGTGAAGTGCCAATCTTAAAGACTCGACCAGCATCTGTGGTACAGATAGCatcatggttgccacag GTTCCTGTGGTACCTGAGGAAAGACCTGCACTGG TTGCTGATGTagagaaggaggaaaaagataatgaagatCAATGCAATCCACGTG TCAAACAAGGTACACCCAGTGACGATGAACTGGAATATCTTGCCTCAAAGCTTAGTGATCTTTGGAAAAAGCTTGGGCGCCGCTTGAAAATCCTAGAACCAAAGCTTGATGATCTGCACAAATTAAACGAGGCTCTCTCTGAAAAGGGATATAAAATGCTCAGGCATTGGAAGGAGGTAAACGGGTCAGCGGCAACGTACGAAATTTTGGGTCATGCCTTACTGGATAGGCTTGTGAATCGACGAGATTTAGCGGAGGAATTTTGCTATGAGAAACAATAA